In the genome of Aphidius gifuensis isolate YNYX2018 linkage group LG6, ASM1490517v1, whole genome shotgun sequence, the window TCAATTGTCATACGTCGGTAATACAGAtttggaaaattttcttattttaacgTGCGATTTCTCATGTCTTATGCCCCATGTCTTAGATTTTATCTCccatatattatttgatggtGTAAATTCCCAATCTCCATGTGTCGGTAATACAGACTTGAccggaaaaattaaattttatcattttaacatGCGATTTATCATGTCGATTTATCATGTgagttttatttgttgacaaaataatttttcaaggaaaaaaaaaaaaaaaaaacagaaaccagCAGGGTATTCACAACCAcagtatacaaaaatatataaaaatatacaaaaaagatAAGACAGCAttgtttggaaatattttaatgggcCTTCCTGCCGGAAAACCAATTTGCAACGCTTGACCCTGAGATTCTATTAAAGTTTCACAATTCTATCTCTTTGAGAACTTTGTATTTACTCGAAAATATGTTGGtgatcattgaaaaaattttagaaaatccAGATGCTGAAGTAcacatggtagaaataataaaaataaaatacatatacatgaaTTTCTGTACTaagaacaaaaatatataaaatttcgaaaaaatacctcagaaactgaatttttttttttacaatatcgtcgatatgacgatacgatacgatatgaaggcaatacgatacgatacgatatgatGAATTTTCGATACGATGTGGAGGCGATATGACCACctgacgatacgatacgagaCGATATGGCCCTTGAAAattacgatacgatacgatatgaggcctcatatcgtatcgtatcgtatcgcggcATCACTAAGCCGGGTTCGAACCAACGACCAATggaaaactttttaaattgtttataacaatatgcAATTACAGTCCAGTGCTCTGCCAATTGAGCTATCGAAGGTTATTTGTAGGACTTCTCAAGTTTCATGTaccatacataaatatttttaaaatacaattttgcgAAAAAAATTTGCTGACTCTCCAtacgtgttattttttttcaaatcgacctatgtatatataaatacaactttgcaaaaaaattagctgacTCTTGATACGtggaattttcaaatataaactaataaaatgcTGTCgtagtatttaattgtttatgataaaaaataaatattaattaatatgcaCGTGAGAATTTGCTGACTCTAAATACGTGTCATTTGAATAGGTACTCCTTCTACCATTCTATTGTATTTATCCCTATATAAACGAGAAGTTTTtctgaaattttatcattcgaATATCAAGACTGTAAGGAAAGGTAAGAaagcaatttaataatatacatatatacattgataattagtattatattttatacatatttatttgcttgaaattaaaatgtttgtaGAAAAACAGCATTCAATAGAAATggaacaacaattaaataatgttgctaaaaTGGAAAGCAAATTGGATGTCAAAAAAATGTCTGAGTTGGAGGTTAATAAAGAGTACAAAGTAACAGCTCTACAGAAGATTCATAATGAATACAATGGAGTTATGGCTAcattaaatgatgaatttaatgtcTTTCTACCCAGCACAATCGCcaagtttatgaaaaataatgattattttacaaaaatcgaGAAAGCAGCGATCGATGGATGCTTGGATCTTCTATTTTTGGGaggaaaatacaacaaatgtgagttcattttctcataaaacgaaaaaaattagaaaaagtttGTGAGCTCttcttcaaatataattattattatctagacaaaaaaaatgattataatataaaacaccAAGACTAAGCGACTTTCAAAAATCtgtaaattattgaaagattGGACAAAAGATGTTTACTATGCTGTGACAAAAATTCTGGTGCAAGACTAtcagtcaaaataaataataaatatactgtttTCTTACCGAAAAATAAtgctgaatattatttttataataaaaaaaaattccttgaATAAGAGGATGGTATTAAAAGAAGAGTTTTAACATTACAATGTATTggagaaaataatcaagttgtattattagaaaattggcCTGAGCCTATACacacaatattcaataaataaattacatttgaaaatttcattttgttacaattttttattgaaaaattcttatacctatatacattgtaaatataattgttgataattctgATTCATTTTCCCATGTATCATGTTCAGAATCAAAACCTAACCATCTTACAAgtactttatttttacgtttttctaaaattttttcaacaagatatATATCTGGATAGCGTACTGGACTCAGTTCTTCTTGATAAAAACATCCTTCAACATTGTTATCTTGATAGTCAGCAAGCTTGTAAGTTATTGGTATTGTATTCAATACTTTTGTGATTGTAAAAACTTCAGTTGTCCAATTGGGAGTGTAgcctttttcaaaaatttttttatatttacttattcgcactttatcaccaattttaaattttcttttcaacttTGATGTGACACAAAACATTggattttaattatgatatatTTCCCTCAATATAtccttttcattgtttttagttacattttttggtttcatttttatagttCTGTGCTTTGTATTATCATAATTTCTAATCAATTCAGGAAGTATAATCAACCATTTATAACTGCCTTGGAATGTAAATCTTTCCcacatttgatttttcaggGTTCTATTAAACCTTTCGACTATACTTGCTTTTGAAGTACTATATGTTgagtacatatttatattatattttttcatgacatTGTTAAATTCACTGTTGTAAAATTCTTTGCCTTGATCGAcatgtaaatgtttttttggatATCGACCTTTCAGGAAAACAGATTTTATCGCTGCAGTAACATCTTTTGCACTTTTTGTCTTGAGTGGTACAGCAAATGcatatttggaaaaattatcaattattgtaagtataaacttgtaattttcatttacggAAGCATATGCACTCATGTCGACAAGATCACATTGCCATGTTTCATCGAGAGCTCTAATGTCAACATGTCTACGTTGATAATATCTGCGAGCAGGCTTGTGTAGCTCATGTGCCACAACGCTTCTCAAATGGTTAttgtcttcttttttattatttttttttgttttattcatttttatttttgattttctaaaCGTACTCCCAAATTTTCTGTCAAATAGTGTGATATACTTGCAACTTCTGTACTCAGCTCATCTAATGTATGACGTGatttttcaacacttttttGCAATGTGTCCACTTTGATTGTCAGTTTACTAATGACTTCagtgatatatttttgactatctTCTTGCATTATTCTAAGTAGATTATTAGTTTCATTCTTAATCAGAATCAGTGCTACTTTTTTTGAGACAGCATCATTCATGTCTTGAGCATCGGCAAtgtgacataattttttttctgcaatgtCATAATTTCCGTCTTCTGTAAATTTAAAACCTTCTCCAGGTGGTCCTCTTATTGTATCGCCATCACTTTTTCCTCCGatagaatatttttgtttatttgataattgacgTCCAAATATATCAACACTAGACATTATTCCACTCCAATCTCCTTTTAGTGACTGTACATTAAAGACTGAATgaacatatatattaacaaataataccaGCTTCtcttaattcttcaataattgaaagaaTTTCATCAGCGTgactattatttatcttttctgAAGCTACAAGTAATTGAAGACGATTGACAAGCTCATTGGGATCAttccaatatatataatttgtattatttattttcttatttttttgtagtgtTTTGTATTTTGGTAATACAAGTGCTGAACCTTTTTTGCTCTctactttttgttttctcaAAGACTTGACAAACAGtgatacataaattttatatttttgtgttcTGTTTGTCAGAAATGCACCATcaggtttgaaatttttacgatgtgcatttgttaattttataatttcaataaaaatttctcgaTCAACTTTCCGAATAATAGATGCATTAGgtgattgttgaaataataactcCAAGAGACCTACAGTAGCcggataaattttatctttcacataaatatgatgattttttatttcaatcattgaattaccaaacaataatttattgttttttaatttttgaatggtGTACATTGTATTATGAGCCTTGTCAtgagaatttattgatttttgccTTTCAAGGTGCTTCTTCattatccaaatttttttttttttctccgttaTATCTTCGTctgtgtcatcatcatcagcatcactaACATTATTCTTATAAAAAGTTAACagatcaatatcaattttttcgtcattatttgtcaatattgATTTTTCGTCTTCTCCTTTTGTCTcgtattcttcttcttctgtcgtgtattcttcttcttttctttgagcattattttttttttctgcttgaTTTTTACTGGAACTTTTTACTGGAGTTTTTGTTTTGATACATCTgctagcattttttttaaaggctCAGTTATAGGTCCTAACACCTCACTTGttattctttcattttcaactcgaccatatttaattaatttatgtttacgTCTTATAGAGTCACttgctttttcaatttcatgtaataatgatttttcagcATGTAAGTTTGTATGCTTCATGATAGATAATGATGCTGTTGACAGTTCACAGTACACAATCCTACTGTCTtttattttggaatttttactatatatcgTATGATATTActctaaattatttgatattttttttagatagtaGATGTACCAGTGGTGGTAGCAGAGGGAGAAACTGTATTTTCAGCAGAATCGTTTGTAATGTTTATATAACAATCAAAACCTCTCCTGTATCGGCCATTATTAATGTCACTATCTTTGTCAATCACAAGGAatccatatttatctttattccaACATGTCGAGCATATATTGcagaattttacaaattccaTGTCAGTATTTACAtgattattgtatatatgctTCAAATTTCCTTCATCTTGACAAAAAAGTACGAAAAAATTGGCATTATCTCTCACCAAATGTTTGGGTATGTGAGCATAGGtctgagataaataaaaactatcaaCTGCTTGATGTCTACCCATGCAGAAAAATGCTCGATTATCTTGTTTTTCTGTAGATATATCATCGAAAATCATCAGTGAATTTGGTCTAGCTTCTTCAGGTTGAATAACTTTCTCATGTTCATTGAATGGAAAATAACCAATTTCTTCAACatcattcataattttttcgagAAATTTGTACTTTGGCTGATTAAGCGATTTGGAATACACATAAACATTCTCAAATCTTAATCCATTTAggtgaattattattgcaaaaagaGCGTTTGTTTTGCCAGAATTTGAAGGTCCACAAAATACACCTCTCACACTATTCGGTAATAAACTTCCATGTCTTTTTTCACATGGTTTTTTTTGAGCAGTTTTTTGCACAATTTGATCAAAATTGATGACTGGCAACGATAATGGTTGTTCTTGAAATTccatgtttaaataaaacaactgaaCAAGCTGCTAGCTCAATCTGTACTAACGTGAAAACATATAAATACTCGGGATTTTATCGAATGCAGTTAGTTCTTCAAAGACAATGATTGAGCATCaacgtgcaaaaaaaaaaaataaaaaaaaaagataaaaaaaaaaaaggaagggGTCTGTTGAACAGTATCATCAATAGCCTGCCATTTGAATTACACGTTCCACAGTATAATAATTGTGGTCCGGGTACAAAGCTCGATAAAAGATTAGCTCGTGGTGATCGCGGTGTTAATCCGTTGGATGAACATTGTCATGAGCATGATATAAGCTACTCAAAAAATCCTGACAATCTCGATAAACGACATAAAGCTGATAAAATACTCGCCGATAAAGCTTGGCAACGTGTATTTGCCAAAGATTCGTCACTTGGTGAAAGAGCCGTAGCTTGCGGTGTGACAACTGCAATGAATTTGAAAACGAAACTTGGTATGGGTTTAAAAAGAagcaaaaagaataaaaaaattcatcataaaatcaagaaaatacaaacaacTGAAAAGAAtgattaaaaagttaaaatcatcccaaaacaaaaatataaaaagtatttaacaaGTCTCAACAGGACAATAGATATATCAAAACAATCTATAAAGCCTGGAATCACTGATCCAATAAAGACGGTTCTGAAAAGTGCACGTGTTGCTGTCAAAAAagttggtggaaaaaaaaaattcgtttacCACGTATTTTACCTCTtccattaaataaagaaaataacagtGATGGTAGTATACTACCATTTTTAATACCACTATTTGCTGGATTAAGTGCATCTGGTGCTATGACGGGTGGTGCAGCAACAATTTCAAAGACAATAAATGTTGTACATgcagcaaaaaaattactacgaGAAAATCAACGTCATAATAAGAAAATGGAATCAATTGTATTGGGCaaaggattatttttatctccttACAAAAGAGGACTAGGTCTCTTTTTAAAGCCtgcaaaaaaagtaaataagaaaaaaaacttgtaatgcTACCACATCGAGCTCTCacaaatattgatatcatCAAATACGCCAAAGCTTTTAAAATTCCTTATTTCCGAGGAGTTTTCATGAGAAATGATTTACCAATAACTGGTCCTCGTAAAAATGAATCAGCAATTGtaaatcttgatgataaagatggtGCTGGTACACATTGGGTTGCATACAAAAAATGGCTCAATGATGTCATTTATTTCGATAGCTTTGGTGATTTGAAGCCTCCACAAAAACTGATTAATTATCTCGGTGTTGGtagcattaaatataattatgaaaaatatcaaaattataatacaattgtttGCGGTCATTTATGTCTCAAATTTCTGGCTGGCAAGAGactataaataatcatgacacatgctaaaataatcattagtcATGGATGATTTATTTACGTTGACATTGTCGGGCAGGTCATCGACTCTTCCCGCCGATTGAGTTgtcagcaaataaaaattacgttGCTGGGCTTGTCGAGTTTACAACATTTAATTCTATACCGAATATTGACGTTGGTAACAATAAAGTCTACATTGAAGGTTGTAAACTGATTACAATTCCAACAGGAAGTTATGAAATTGAGGATATTGAAAGTTATAGCCAAAAAGCAATATGTCAGAATGACGTTACTATTAGTATTAAACCAAATAACAATGAACTACATAGTGAGGTTAAATGTAACAAACGTATTCATTTTGAAATAGAAGACTCGATTGGAAGATTGTTGGGCTTTCCAAAACGAATCCTCGAAGCTGATATTCTACATAAATCTGACTTGCCTGTTGCCATATCAAAGGTCAATACACTCTAAATTCAGTGTAACATAACAACTGGTGCATATATGAATCAGCACAAAGTTCACAcaatacatgaatttttccCAGTTGTGCCTCCTGGATATAAGATTGTTGAAGTACCATCTCATGTCATTTATCTGCCAGTCACAGTGCAAGCAATACATcaattgcaattaaaaattgtcgaTCAGGATGGTGAAATTGTGAATTTCCGTGGAGAAACGATTACAATTCGACTACACATTAAAAGTGTCAAataggacaaaaaaatatgggcatcgtttttaaaaaaaaaaaagaaaaaaagaataaacataataataaaataattgggcAAAGCTATAAATGCGAGACattatgccaaaaaaaaatcagtcaaaagCAAGGAAGCAAAGCGATAACACATCAGAGTATTCAGTTTCTCAAGAGTCTCGGTCTCAGTCCACGTCAACAACATCTACGGAAATAAAAGTGTcattttgttgctttttttgtattataccaTGGATGAAATTTTAAGTATACAAGGACCGATCATTTTCGATGAATCGATTGCCCATTGTGAGTTACATGCTCATCAGCCTTATGGCTCTCCAACATTCAATAACAACGATGAAATCCGGATTGGAATTCAACATCAAGATTTATGTGTACTACCAATTAAAGTTCACTACATATTACTGGACGATTTCTTACAAGTGACGGAAAATCTGTGCCAAAAACAACTTCATTGGTACGAATGGCAATAGCACACATGTTTGAAGAAATTCGCTATGAGATAAATGCAAATGAAATTGATCGGAGCGAAAATGTTGGTTTTACGACTCTTATGAAAGGATATATTTCCTTAAGTCCAaatcaaaaatcattattggaGAATGCTGGATGGTTAATGTCTGATGAAGAATCATTATTCGATTCGAGtggttattttgatatatcaataccACTGAGCCTGCTGCTATGATTTGctaaagattataaaaaaataattatcaatgcaAAACATGAACTCCTAATAAAAGCAAATAGTGATGTGAATGCCTGTCTACAAGAACAATTCCAGTGGAAGGAATAGCAAAGTGGATAAGCAGCAACAAAAATTAAGGAATGGATTGTTCCATATATCAAAGTGTCTGATAAGCagaaaatttaacttttaaattacattgccAAGGATCCATCCATAGCAATCAGTTTTCGTACATGGGAATTGTACGAGTATCCACTATTACCTGCAACTACAAAACAAAATTGGAGTGTGAAAACATCAACACAATTGGAAAAACCGAGATACATAATTTTAGGCTTCCAAACAGGACGAAAAATTTCTGTAACAAACAATTCAAGTgtttttgatcattgtaaCTTGCGTGATGTTAAGCTGTTTTCAAATTCACAATCATATCcttatggaaatttaaatattgattttgctCATAATCAATTctcattattatatgatatgtTTGCATATTTCCAAGTTTCCTACTATTACACAGAAACACTACAACCATTATTtacaagacaaaaatttttggaagAAGCTCCACTTATTGTCATAGATTGTTCAaagcaaaatgaatttttaaaatctggaCCAGTAGATATTCGACTTGAATTTGAATCAACAACACAATTTCCAGCTCAAACATCAgcttattgtttgattttacatgatcgaattgttgaatataatcCAATTAGTGGTTCAGTACGCAAGCTCGTTTAATATATGCCTGTAAACTTACCAAtcctatatttataataataatatgtaaaagaaaaaaaaaaaatcaaaaaatcaaataatgtacatgaaaaattgttgtatatattattttctcctTACTGGAAatcaaaaattgttattataataaatgaaccaacaatgtatgttaaaaatttttttttcatttatttttattttgacataatGTACAATCTTTTATCATGGGTGATGGCCCGTCAAATTCATCTGATTTTTcgtcttgatgatgataatgttcaATGCAGCGtttatattgaagaaaatctttttttgttttaaatttttctggcAATTTGTCCCATACAGCATCAATTGAGTTTGGTgtaagaagaaaaatatatctctcTGGTAAATTTGCAATATCTTCTGTTGCCATTTTTTCCAGACTCTCAAGATGACAAAATAGCTGAatcgattttttcaatgatgaaaCTGATCCCCAGGTAGTTCGGAACCATGCTCTCAATTTTTGTACATTATCCAATGCACAAGTAAGAGTCCATAAATTGAGATGATAACTCAGATGgtgaacatagtttttttgacATACCTTAGTTGGTAGTTTGCCATGCGCTGGACAATCCATATCAATCAAATCAATAATAGTTTTAtcgtcttttaaaatattgctgagccatttttttttctcatgaccTTTTACATATACGTAAATTGAAGACTCAAGgctatcatttataatttttccatgttCAGCATAATCAACATCTCCTGAGTTCCATAACAGTCCATGATGATTGTTTGTTAACCAATTATTTGTCAGTTTGCAAGCAGATGATAATGTACTCATGGCACATGGAGGCTTGAATACTACCGACTTGATATCATCTTCTTGATTCAAATTTGCTATTGCAAATTCTTTCACAATAAAACTTTGATCAGTATCATAAAATCCTtgaacatcaacaatatattcaaCCATTATGACTGAAATCTTATTCAagactgaaatattttttttctttggtacTCATATACAAAAGAGTAAAGACGCGCGCACTTTGGTatcaaatttctaattttgtttatagaaatagttttaaaaaaataaaacgtcagCACTTTCTACTTCGATTTCAACgaaatataaacattataacTCGCTCAACTGAGTATCatatttccatttttgtttataaaataatttagaaaataaaacgtcagcactttaaatcaaacaaaagaTGTGCTTACtttgcatttttataaatattataactattatttataataaatatattatttatttatgattattcggGGTCATAGCCCCAAGGTAAGGTATCAGTTCCACCATTTTGATCAAGAGCTCGTTTGTTATCAGCCCAGCTGAGTGCAATTTTACTCTGCACAATTGTCTTCACTTGATGGTCTTTACTTCTGattaaatgttgttttttttttagtacctGATGATTCAAAAGGCAGgacatataattatcaaaatttatgtcTTTCAAAACCGAACCTTTTACACCTTTTGCttttttgtaagttttatcatcatcaatgttTATAACTTTATAACTATACAATTTGGCTCTCAAGCCAGCAAACTCAGtcataa includes:
- the LOC122859602 gene encoding uncharacterized protein LOC122859602; the encoded protein is MVEYIVDVQGFYDTDQSFIVKEFAIANLNQEDDIKSVVFKPPCAMSTLSSACKLTNNWLTNNHHGLLWNSGDVDYAEHGKIINDSLESSIYVYVKGHEKKKWLSNILKDDKTIIDLIDMDCPAHGKLPTKIMYKN